A region from the Oncorhynchus keta strain PuntledgeMale-10-30-2019 chromosome 5, Oket_V2, whole genome shotgun sequence genome encodes:
- the LOC127930080 gene encoding uncharacterized protein LOC127930080 isoform X8 yields the protein MSELTLNRVVYASNCVVVRGEHLHALEMRGRERNTVDKVKMRGRERNTVDKVEMRGRERNTVDKVEMRGREQNTVDKVEMRGQERNTVDKVEMRGQERNTVDKVEMRGREQNTVDKVKMRGRERNTVDKVKMRGRERNTVDKVEMRGQERNTVDKVEMRGREQNTVDKVKMRGRERNTVDKVEMRGQERNTVDKVEMRGQERNTVDKVEMRGRERNTVDKVEMRGRERNTVDKVEMRGQDRGARLTVGVSIQATSLGLMTMPLEYMWVFCNRCLFPFISALLGFGCWNYFVSGRTCTVSLQDCFFEVIICLTIR from the exons ATGAGTGAATTGACTTTAAACCGGGTGGTATACGCCTCAAATTGTGTTGTGGTTCGAGGAGAACACTTACATGCCTTGGAGATGAGAGGCCGAGAACGAAACACGGTGGACAAGGTGAAGATGAGAGGCCGAGAACGAAACACGGTGGACAAGGTGGAGATGAGAGGCCGAGAACGAAACACGGTGGACAAGGTGGAGATGAGAGGCCGAGAACAAAACACGGTGGACAAGGTGGAGATGAGAGGCCAAGAACGAAACACGGTGGACAAGGTGGAGATGAGAGGCCAAGAACGAAACACGGTGGACAAGGTGGAGATGAGAGGCCGAGAACAAAACACGGTGGACAAGGTGAAGATGAGAGGCCGAGAACGAAACACGGTGGACAAGGTGAAGATGAGAGGCCGAGAACGAAACACGGTGGACAAGGTGGAGATGAGAGGCCAAGAACGAAACACGGTGGACAAGGTGGAGATGAGAGGCCGAGAACAAAACACGGTGGACAAGGTGAAGATGAGAGGCCGAGAACGAAACACGGTGGACAAG GTGGAGATGAGAGGCCAAGAACGAAACACGGTGGACAAG GTGGAGATGAGAGGCCAAGAACGAAACACGGTGGACAAGGTGGAGATGAGAGGCCGAGAACGAAACACGGTGGACAAGGTGGAGATGAGAGGCCGAGAACGAAACACGGTGGACAAGGTGGAGATGAGAGGCCAAGACCGAGGCGCGCGACTAACAGTGGGTGTATCAATTCAGGCTACAAGTTTAGGCCTAATGACAATGCCATTAGAATACATGTgggtgttttgtaacagatgtctctttccattcatcagTGCACTGTTGGGAtttggatgctggaattattttgtGAGTGGACGAACGTGTACTGTTAGTCTACAGGACTGCTTTTTTGAAGTGattatttgtttgacaatcagatga
- the LOC127930080 gene encoding uncharacterized protein LOC127930080 isoform X22 translates to MSELTLNRVVYASNCVVVRGEHLHALEMRGRERNTVDKVKMRGRERNTVDKVEMRGRERNTVDKVEMRGREQNTVDKVEMRGQERNTVDKVEMRGQERNTVDKVEMRGQERNTVDKVEMRGREQNTVDKVKMRGRERNTVDKVKMRGRERNTVDKVEMRGQERNTVDKVEMRGQERNTVDKVEMRGQERNTVDKVEMRGRERNTVDKVEMRGRERNTVDKVEMRGQDRGARLTVGVSIQATSLGLMTMPLEYMWVFCNRCLFPFISALLGFGCWNYFVSGRTCTVSLQDCFFEVIICLTIR, encoded by the exons ATGAGTGAATTGACTTTAAACCGGGTGGTATACGCCTCAAATTGTGTTGTGGTTCGAGGAGAACACTTACATGCCTTGGAGATGAGAGGCCGAGAACGAAACACGGTGGACAAGGTGAAGATGAGAGGCCGAGAACGAAACACGGTGGACAAGGTGGAGATGAGAGGCCGAGAACGAAACACGGTGGACAAGGTGGAGATGAGAGGCCGAGAACAAAACACGGTGGACAAGGTGGAGATGAGAGGCCAAGAACGAAACACGGTGGACAAGGTGGAGATGAGAGGCCAAGAACGAAACACGGTGGACAAG GTGGAGATGAGAGGCCAAGAACGAAACACGGTGGACAAGGTGGAGATGAGAGGCCGAGAACAAAACACGGTGGACAAGGTGAAGATGAGAGGCCGAGAACGAAACACGGTGGACAAGGTGAAGATGAGAGGCCGAGAACGAAACACGGTGGACAAGGTGGAGATGAGAGGCCAAGAACGAAACACGGTGGACAAG GTGGAGATGAGAGGCCAAGAACGAAACACGGTGGACAAG GTGGAGATGAGAGGCCAAGAACGAAACACGGTGGACAAGGTGGAGATGAGAGGCCGAGAACGAAACACGGTGGACAAGGTGGAGATGAGAGGCCGAGAACGAAACACGGTGGACAAGGTGGAGATGAGAGGCCAAGACCGAGGCGCGCGACTAACAGTGGGTGTATCAATTCAGGCTACAAGTTTAGGCCTAATGACAATGCCATTAGAATACATGTgggtgttttgtaacagatgtctctttccattcatcagTGCACTGTTGGGAtttggatgctggaattattttgtGAGTGGACGAACGTGTACTGTTAGTCTACAGGACTGCTTTTTTGAAGTGattatttgtttgacaatcagatga
- the LOC127930080 gene encoding uncharacterized protein LOC127930080 isoform X38, whose amino-acid sequence MSELTLNRVVYASNCVVVRGEHLHALEMRGRERNTVDKVKMRGRERNTVDKVEMRGRERNTVDKVEMRGREQNTVDKVEMRGQERNTVDKVEMRGQERNTVDKVEMRGREQNTVDKVKMRGRERNTVDKVKMRGRERNTVDKVEMRGQERNTVDKVEMRGQERNTVDKVEMRGRERNTVDKVEMRGRERNTVDKVEMRGQDRGARLTVGVSIQATSLGLMTMPLEYMWVFCNRCLFPFISALLGFGCWNYFVSGRTCTVSLQDCFFEVIICLTIR is encoded by the exons ATGAGTGAATTGACTTTAAACCGGGTGGTATACGCCTCAAATTGTGTTGTGGTTCGAGGAGAACACTTACATGCCTTGGAGATGAGAGGCCGAGAACGAAACACGGTGGACAAGGTGAAGATGAGAGGCCGAGAACGAAACACGGTGGACAAGGTGGAGATGAGAGGCCGAGAACGAAACACGGTGGACAAGGTGGAGATGAGAGGCCGAGAACAAAACACGGTGGACAAGGTGGAGATGAGAGGCCAAGAACGAAACACGGTGGACAAGGTGGAGATGAGAGGCCAAGAACGAAACACGGTGGACAAGGTGGAGATGAGAGGCCGAGAACAAAACACGGTGGACAAGGTGAAGATGAGAGGCCGAGAACGAAACACGGTGGACAAGGTGAAGATGAGAGGCCGAGAACGAAACACGGTGGACAAGGTGGAGATGAGAGGCCAAGAACGAAACACGGTGGACAAG GTGGAGATGAGAGGCCAAGAACGAAACACGGTGGACAAGGTGGAGATGAGAGGCCGAGAACGAAACACGGTGGACAAGGTGGAGATGAGAGGCCGAGAACGAAACACGGTGGACAAGGTGGAGATGAGAGGCCAAGACCGAGGCGCGCGACTAACAGTGGGTGTATCAATTCAGGCTACAAGTTTAGGCCTAATGACAATGCCATTAGAATACATGTgggtgttttgtaacagatgtctctttccattcatcagTGCACTGTTGGGAtttggatgctggaattattttgtGAGTGGACGAACGTGTACTGTTAGTCTACAGGACTGCTTTTTTGAAGTGattatttgtttgacaatcagatga
- the LOC127930080 gene encoding uncharacterized protein LOC127930080 isoform X21, whose amino-acid sequence MSELTLNRVVYASNCVVVRGEHLHALEMRGRERNTVDKVEMRGQERNTVDKVEMRGQERNTVDKVEMRGREQNTVDKVKMRGRERNTVDKVKMRGRERNTVDKVEMRGQERNTVDKVEMRGREQNTVDKVKMRGRERNTVDKVKMRGRERNTVDKVEMRGQERNTVDKVEMRGQERNTVDKVEMRGQERNTVDKVEMRGRERNTVDKVEMRGRERNTVDKVEMRGQDRGARLTVGVSIQATSLGLMTMPLEYMWVFCNRCLFPFISALLGFGCWNYFVSGRTCTVSLQDCFFEVIICLTIR is encoded by the exons ATGAGTGAATTGACTTTAAACCGGGTGGTATACGCCTCAAATTGTGTTGTGGTTCGAGGAGAACACTTACATGCCTTGGAGATGAGAGGCCGAGAACGAAACACGGTGGACAAG GTGGAGATGAGAGGCCAAGAACGAAACACGGTGGACAAGGTGGAGATGAGAGGCCAAGAACGAAACACGGTGGACAAGGTGGAGATGAGAGGCCGAGAACAAAACACGGTGGACAAGGTGAAGATGAGAGGCCGAGAACGAAACACGGTGGACAAGGTGAAGATGAGAGGCCGAGAACGAAACACGGTGGACAAGGTGGAGATGAGAGGCCAAGAACGAAACACGGTGGACAAGGTGGAGATGAGAGGCCGAGAACAAAACACGGTGGACAAGGTGAAGATGAGAGGCCGAGAACGAAACACGGTGGACAAGGTGAAGATGAGAGGCCGAGAACGAAACACGGTGGACAAGGTGGAGATGAGAGGCCAAGAACGAAACACGGTGGACAAG GTGGAGATGAGAGGCCAAGAACGAAACACGGTGGACAAG GTGGAGATGAGAGGCCAAGAACGAAACACGGTGGACAAGGTGGAGATGAGAGGCCGAGAACGAAACACGGTGGACAAGGTGGAGATGAGAGGCCGAGAACGAAACACGGTGGACAAGGTGGAGATGAGAGGCCAAGACCGAGGCGCGCGACTAACAGTGGGTGTATCAATTCAGGCTACAAGTTTAGGCCTAATGACAATGCCATTAGAATACATGTgggtgttttgtaacagatgtctctttccattcatcagTGCACTGTTGGGAtttggatgctggaattattttgtGAGTGGACGAACGTGTACTGTTAGTCTACAGGACTGCTTTTTTGAAGTGattatttgtttgacaatcagatga
- the LOC127930080 gene encoding uncharacterized protein LOC127930080 isoform X19 codes for MSELTLNRVVYASNCVVVRGEHLHALEMRGRERNTVDKVKMRGRERNTVDKVEMRGRERNTVDKVEMRGREQNTVDKVEMRGQERNTVDKVEMRGQERNTVDKVEMRGREQNTVDKVKMRGRERNTVDKVKMRGRERNTVDKVEMRGQERNTVDKVEMRGREQNTVDKVEMRGQERNTVDKVEMRGQERNTVDKVEMRGRERNTVDKVEMRGRERNTVDKVEMRGQDRGARLTVGVSIQATSLGLMTMPLEYMWVFCNRCLFPFISALLGFGCWNYFVSGRTCTVSLQDCFFEVIICLTIR; via the exons ATGAGTGAATTGACTTTAAACCGGGTGGTATACGCCTCAAATTGTGTTGTGGTTCGAGGAGAACACTTACATGCCTTGGAGATGAGAGGCCGAGAACGAAACACGGTGGACAAGGTGAAGATGAGAGGCCGAGAACGAAACACGGTGGACAAGGTGGAGATGAGAGGCCGAGAACGAAACACGGTGGACAAGGTGGAGATGAGAGGCCGAGAACAAAACACGGTGGACAAGGTGGAGATGAGAGGCCAAGAACGAAACACGGTGGACAAGGTGGAGATGAGAGGCCAAGAACGAAACACGGTGGACAAGGTGGAGATGAGAGGCCGAGAACAAAACACGGTGGACAAGGTGAAGATGAGAGGCCGAGAACGAAACACGGTGGACAAGGTGAAGATGAGAGGCCGAGAACGAAACACGGTGGACAAGGTGGAGATGAGAGGCCAAGAACGAAACACGGTGGACAAGGTGGAGATGAGAGGCCGAGAACAAAACACGGTGGACAAG GTGGAGATGAGAGGCCAAGAACGAAACACGGTGGACAAG GTGGAGATGAGAGGCCAAGAACGAAACACGGTGGACAAGGTGGAGATGAGAGGCCGAGAACGAAACACGGTGGACAAGGTGGAGATGAGAGGCCGAGAACGAAACACGGTGGACAAGGTGGAGATGAGAGGCCAAGACCGAGGCGCGCGACTAACAGTGGGTGTATCAATTCAGGCTACAAGTTTAGGCCTAATGACAATGCCATTAGAATACATGTgggtgttttgtaacagatgtctctttccattcatcagTGCACTGTTGGGAtttggatgctggaattattttgtGAGTGGACGAACGTGTACTGTTAGTCTACAGGACTGCTTTTTTGAAGTGattatttgtttgacaatcagatga
- the LOC127930080 gene encoding uncharacterized protein LOC127930080 isoform X35, translated as MSELTLNRVVYASNCVVVRGEHLHALEMRGRERNTVDKVKMRGRERNTVDKVEMRGRERNTVDKVEMRGQERNTVDKVEMRGREQNTVDKVEMRGQERNTVDKVEMRGREQNTVDKVKMRGRERNTVDKVKMRGRERNTVDKVEMRGQERNTVDKVEMRGQERNTVDKVEMRGQERNTVDKVEMRGRERNTVDKVEMRGRERNTVDKVEMRGQDRGARLTVGVSIQATSLGLMTMPLEYMWVFCNRCLFPFISALLGFGCWNYFVSGRTCTVSLQDCFFEVIICLTIR; from the exons ATGAGTGAATTGACTTTAAACCGGGTGGTATACGCCTCAAATTGTGTTGTGGTTCGAGGAGAACACTTACATGCCTTGGAGATGAGAGGCCGAGAACGAAACACGGTGGACAAGGTGAAGATGAGAGGCCGAGAACGAAACACGGTGGACAAGGTGGAGATGAGAGGCCGAGAACGAAACACGGTGGACAAG GTGGAGATGAGAGGCCAAGAACGAAACACGGTGGACAAGGTGGAGATGAGAGGCCGAGAACAAAACACGGTGGACAAG GTGGAGATGAGAGGCCAAGAACGAAACACGGTGGACAAGGTGGAGATGAGAGGCCGAGAACAAAACACGGTGGACAAGGTGAAGATGAGAGGCCGAGAACGAAACACGGTGGACAAGGTGAAGATGAGAGGCCGAGAACGAAACACGGTGGACAAGGTGGAGATGAGAGGCCAAGAACGAAACACGGTGGACAAG GTGGAGATGAGAGGCCAAGAACGAAACACGGTGGACAAG GTGGAGATGAGAGGCCAAGAACGAAACACGGTGGACAAGGTGGAGATGAGAGGCCGAGAACGAAACACGGTGGACAAGGTGGAGATGAGAGGCCGAGAACGAAACACGGTGGACAAGGTGGAGATGAGAGGCCAAGACCGAGGCGCGCGACTAACAGTGGGTGTATCAATTCAGGCTACAAGTTTAGGCCTAATGACAATGCCATTAGAATACATGTgggtgttttgtaacagatgtctctttccattcatcagTGCACTGTTGGGAtttggatgctggaattattttgtGAGTGGACGAACGTGTACTGTTAGTCTACAGGACTGCTTTTTTGAAGTGattatttgtttgacaatcagatga
- the LOC127930080 gene encoding octapeptide-repeat protein T2-like isoform X7, whose protein sequence is MSELTLNRVVYASNCVVVRGEHLHALEMRGRERNTVDKVKMRGRERNTVDKVEMRGRERNTVDKVEMRGREQNTVDKVEMRGQERNTVDKVEMRGQERNTVDKVEMRGREQNTVDKVKMRGRERNTVDKVKMRGRERNTVDKVEMRGQERNTVDKVEMRGREQNTVDKVKMRGRERNTVDKVKMRGRERNTVDKVEMRGQERNTVDKVEMRGQERNTVDKVEMRGRERNTVDKVEMRGQDRGARLTVGVSIQATSLGLMTMPLEYMWVFCNRCLFPFISALLGFGCWNYFVSGRTCTVSLQDCFFEVIICLTIR, encoded by the exons ATGAGTGAATTGACTTTAAACCGGGTGGTATACGCCTCAAATTGTGTTGTGGTTCGAGGAGAACACTTACATGCCTTGGAGATGAGAGGCCGAGAACGAAACACGGTGGACAAGGTGAAGATGAGAGGCCGAGAACGAAACACGGTGGACAAGGTGGAGATGAGAGGCCGAGAACGAAACACGGTGGACAAGGTGGAGATGAGAGGCCGAGAACAAAACACGGTGGACAAGGTGGAGATGAGAGGCCAAGAACGAAACACGGTGGACAAGGTGGAGATGAGAGGCCAAGAACGAAACACGGTGGACAAGGTGGAGATGAGAGGCCGAGAACAAAACACGGTGGACAAGGTGAAGATGAGAGGCCGAGAACGAAACACGGTGGACAAGGTGAAGATGAGAGGCCGAGAACGAAACACGGTGGACAAGGTGGAGATGAGAGGCCAAGAACGAAACACGGTGGACAAGGTGGAGATGAGAGGCCGAGAACAAAACACGGTGGACAAGGTGAAGATGAGAGGCCGAGAACGAAACACGGTGGACAAGGTGAAGATGAGAGGCCGAGAACGAAACACGGTGGACAAGGTGGAGATGAGAGGCCAAGAACGAAACACGGTGGACAAG GTGGAGATGAGAGGCCAAGAACGAAACACGGTGGACAAG GTGGAGATGAGAGGCCGAGAACGAAACACGGTGGACAAGGTGGAGATGAGAGGCCAAGACCGAGGCGCGCGACTAACAGTGGGTGTATCAATTCAGGCTACAAGTTTAGGCCTAATGACAATGCCATTAGAATACATGTgggtgttttgtaacagatgtctctttccattcatcagTGCACTGTTGGGAtttggatgctggaattattttgtGAGTGGACGAACGTGTACTGTTAGTCTACAGGACTGCTTTTTTGAAGTGattatttgtttgacaatcagatga
- the LOC127930080 gene encoding octapeptide-repeat protein T2-like isoform X31, producing the protein MSELTLNRVVYASNCVVVRGEHLHALEMRGRERNTVDKVKMRGRERNTVDKVEMRGRERNTVDKVKMRGRERNTVDKVKMRGRERNTVDKVEMRGQERNTVDKVEMRGREQNTVDKVKMRGRERNTVDKVKMRGRERNTVDKVEMRGQERNTVDKVEMRGQERNTVDKVEMRGQERNTVDKVEMRGRERNTVDKVEMRGRERNTVDKVEMRGQDRGARLTVGVSIQATSLGLMTMPLEYMWVFCNRCLFPFISALLGFGCWNYFVSGRTCTVSLQDCFFEVIICLTIR; encoded by the exons ATGAGTGAATTGACTTTAAACCGGGTGGTATACGCCTCAAATTGTGTTGTGGTTCGAGGAGAACACTTACATGCCTTGGAGATGAGAGGCCGAGAACGAAACACGGTGGACAAGGTGAAGATGAGAGGCCGAGAACGAAACACGGTGGACAAGGTGGAGATGAGAGGCCGAGAACGAAACACGGTGGACAAG GTGAAGATGAGAGGCCGAGAACGAAACACGGTGGACAAGGTGAAGATGAGAGGCCGAGAACGAAACACGGTGGACAAGGTGGAGATGAGAGGCCAAGAACGAAACACGGTGGACAAGGTGGAGATGAGAGGCCGAGAACAAAACACGGTGGACAAGGTGAAGATGAGAGGCCGAGAACGAAACACGGTGGACAAGGTGAAGATGAGAGGCCGAGAACGAAACACGGTGGACAAGGTGGAGATGAGAGGCCAAGAACGAAACACGGTGGACAAG GTGGAGATGAGAGGCCAAGAACGAAACACGGTGGACAAG GTGGAGATGAGAGGCCAAGAACGAAACACGGTGGACAAGGTGGAGATGAGAGGCCGAGAACGAAACACGGTGGACAAGGTGGAGATGAGAGGCCGAGAACGAAACACGGTGGACAAGGTGGAGATGAGAGGCCAAGACCGAGGCGCGCGACTAACAGTGGGTGTATCAATTCAGGCTACAAGTTTAGGCCTAATGACAATGCCATTAGAATACATGTgggtgttttgtaacagatgtctctttccattcatcagTGCACTGTTGGGAtttggatgctggaattattttgtGAGTGGACGAACGTGTACTGTTAGTCTACAGGACTGCTTTTTTGAAGTGattatttgtttgacaatcagatga
- the LOC127930080 gene encoding uncharacterized protein LOC127930080 isoform X45: MSELTLNRVVYASNCVVVRGEHLHALEMRGRERNTVDKVKMRGRERNTVDKVEMRGRERNTVDKVEMRGREQNTVDKVEMRGQERNTVDKVEMRGQERNTVDKVEMRGREQNTVDKVEMRGQERNTVDKVKMRGRERNTVDKVEMRGQERNTVDKVEMRGQERNTVDKVEMRGRERNTVDKVEMRGRERNTVDKVEMRGQDRGARLTVGVSIQATSLGLMTMPLEYMWVFCNRCLFPFISALLGFGCWNYFVSGRTCTVSLQDCFFEVIICLTIR, from the exons ATGAGTGAATTGACTTTAAACCGGGTGGTATACGCCTCAAATTGTGTTGTGGTTCGAGGAGAACACTTACATGCCTTGGAGATGAGAGGCCGAGAACGAAACACGGTGGACAAGGTGAAGATGAGAGGCCGAGAACGAAACACGGTGGACAAGGTGGAGATGAGAGGCCGAGAACGAAACACGGTGGACAAGGTGGAGATGAGAGGCCGAGAACAAAACACGGTGGACAAGGTGGAGATGAGAGGCCAAGAACGAAACACGGTGGACAAGGTGGAGATGAGAGGCCAAGAACGAAACACGGTGGACAAGGTGGAGATGAGAGGCCGAGAACAAAACACGGTGGACAAG GTGGAGATGAGAGGCCAAGAACGAAACACGGTGGACAAG GTGAAGATGAGAGGCCGAGAACGAAACACGGTGGACAAGGTGGAGATGAGAGGCCAAGAACGAAACACGGTGGACAAG GTGGAGATGAGAGGCCAAGAACGAAACACGGTGGACAAGGTGGAGATGAGAGGCCGAGAACGAAACACGGTGGACAAGGTGGAGATGAGAGGCCGAGAACGAAACACGGTGGACAAGGTGGAGATGAGAGGCCAAGACCGAGGCGCGCGACTAACAGTGGGTGTATCAATTCAGGCTACAAGTTTAGGCCTAATGACAATGCCATTAGAATACATGTgggtgttttgtaacagatgtctctttccattcatcagTGCACTGTTGGGAtttggatgctggaattattttgtGAGTGGACGAACGTGTACTGTTAGTCTACAGGACTGCTTTTTTGAAGTGattatttgtttgacaatcagatga
- the LOC127930080 gene encoding uncharacterized protein LOC127930080 isoform X36: MSELTLNRVVYASNCVVVRGEHLHALEMRGRERNTVDKVKMRGRERNTVDKVEMRGRERNTVDKVEMRGREQNTVDKVEMRGQERNTVDKVEMRGQERNTVDKVKMRGRERNTVDKVKMRGRERNTVDKVKMRGRERNTVDKVEMRGQERNTVDKVEMRGQERNTVDKVEMRGQERNTVDKVEMRGRERNTVDKVEMRGRERNTVDKVEMRGQDRGARLTVGVSIQATSLGLMTMPLEYMWVFCNRCLFPFISALLGFGCWNYFVSGRTCTVSLQDCFFEVIICLTIR; this comes from the exons ATGAGTGAATTGACTTTAAACCGGGTGGTATACGCCTCAAATTGTGTTGTGGTTCGAGGAGAACACTTACATGCCTTGGAGATGAGAGGCCGAGAACGAAACACGGTGGACAAGGTGAAGATGAGAGGCCGAGAACGAAACACGGTGGACAAGGTGGAGATGAGAGGCCGAGAACGAAACACGGTGGACAAGGTGGAGATGAGAGGCCGAGAACAAAACACGGTGGACAAGGTGGAGATGAGAGGCCAAGAACGAAACACGGTGGACAAGGTGGAGATGAGAGGCCAAGAACGAAACACGGTGGACAAG GTGAAGATGAGAGGCCGAGAACGAAACACGGTGGACAAG GTGAAGATGAGAGGCCGAGAACGAAACACGGTGGACAAGGTGAAGATGAGAGGCCGAGAACGAAACACGGTGGACAAGGTGGAGATGAGAGGCCAAGAACGAAACACGGTGGACAAG GTGGAGATGAGAGGCCAAGAACGAAACACGGTGGACAAG GTGGAGATGAGAGGCCAAGAACGAAACACGGTGGACAAGGTGGAGATGAGAGGCCGAGAACGAAACACGGTGGACAAGGTGGAGATGAGAGGCCGAGAACGAAACACGGTGGACAAGGTGGAGATGAGAGGCCAAGACCGAGGCGCGCGACTAACAGTGGGTGTATCAATTCAGGCTACAAGTTTAGGCCTAATGACAATGCCATTAGAATACATGTgggtgttttgtaacagatgtctctttccattcatcagTGCACTGTTGGGAtttggatgctggaattattttgtGAGTGGACGAACGTGTACTGTTAGTCTACAGGACTGCTTTTTTGAAGTGattatttgtttgacaatcagatga
- the LOC127930080 gene encoding uncharacterized protein LOC127930080 isoform X47, with amino-acid sequence MSELTLNRVVYASNCVVVRGEHLHALEMRGRERNTVDKVKMRGRERNTVDKVEMRGRERNTVDKVEMRGREQNTVDKVEMRGQERNTVDKVEMRGQERNTVDKVKMRGRERNTVDKVKMRGRERNTVDKVEMRGQERNTVDKVEMRGQERNTVDKVEMRGQERNTVDKVEMRGRERNTVDKVEMRGRERNTVDKVEMRGQDRGARLTVGVSIQATSLGLMTMPLEYMWVFCNRCLFPFISALLGFGCWNYFVSGRTCTVSLQDCFFEVIICLTIR; translated from the exons ATGAGTGAATTGACTTTAAACCGGGTGGTATACGCCTCAAATTGTGTTGTGGTTCGAGGAGAACACTTACATGCCTTGGAGATGAGAGGCCGAGAACGAAACACGGTGGACAAGGTGAAGATGAGAGGCCGAGAACGAAACACGGTGGACAAGGTGGAGATGAGAGGCCGAGAACGAAACACGGTGGACAAGGTGGAGATGAGAGGCCGAGAACAAAACACGGTGGACAAGGTGGAGATGAGAGGCCAAGAACGAAACACGGTGGACAAGGTGGAGATGAGAGGCCAAGAACGAAACACGGTGGACAAG GTGAAGATGAGAGGCCGAGAACGAAACACGGTGGACAAGGTGAAGATGAGAGGCCGAGAACGAAACACGGTGGACAAGGTGGAGATGAGAGGCCAAGAACGAAACACGGTGGACAAG GTGGAGATGAGAGGCCAAGAACGAAACACGGTGGACAAG GTGGAGATGAGAGGCCAAGAACGAAACACGGTGGACAAGGTGGAGATGAGAGGCCGAGAACGAAACACGGTGGACAAGGTGGAGATGAGAGGCCGAGAACGAAACACGGTGGACAAGGTGGAGATGAGAGGCCAAGACCGAGGCGCGCGACTAACAGTGGGTGTATCAATTCAGGCTACAAGTTTAGGCCTAATGACAATGCCATTAGAATACATGTgggtgttttgtaacagatgtctctttccattcatcagTGCACTGTTGGGAtttggatgctggaattattttgtGAGTGGACGAACGTGTACTGTTAGTCTACAGGACTGCTTTTTTGAAGTGattatttgtttgacaatcagatga